A single genomic interval of Stieleria maiorica harbors:
- a CDS encoding protein arginine kinase has translation MKRDADFDELARYRGEWMRGEGPESDIVISTRIRLARNLADFPFIRRCSDEDRLSIERTVRARMESLTDQRWKSAHYVDLEPLSEIDRQLLVERQLISREIAESDGSRAVAFDAAEGYSVMVNEEDHLRIQVMKSGLDIKNTWEQVNRIDDMLEEVILYAFHPRYGYLTACPTNVGTGLRVSVMLHLPALVITEQMDRVFRSMQRINVTVRGLYGEGSQYTGDFYQVSNQVTLGHTEADLLALVGDEVAPRIIEYERKARQALLKNNRDDLHDEVSRAMGILSTARKISSEETMHHLSKIRLGISMGLIEQPDVKVINQLFLQTQSAHLQKLQGRVLGTAERHARRASFLQHHLAGKDDATWN, from the coding sequence GTGAAACGTGACGCGGACTTTGATGAACTGGCCCGATACCGAGGCGAATGGATGCGCGGCGAAGGGCCGGAATCGGACATCGTGATCAGCACGCGGATTCGACTGGCTCGCAACCTGGCCGATTTCCCCTTCATCCGCCGTTGCAGCGACGAAGATCGGTTGAGCATCGAGCGAACCGTCCGCGCCCGGATGGAAAGCTTGACCGACCAGCGCTGGAAATCCGCCCACTACGTCGACCTGGAACCGCTCTCGGAAATCGATCGACAACTGCTGGTCGAACGCCAACTGATCAGCCGCGAGATCGCCGAGTCCGACGGGTCCCGTGCCGTCGCCTTTGACGCCGCCGAAGGTTACAGCGTGATGGTCAACGAAGAAGACCATCTGCGGATCCAAGTCATGAAAAGCGGCTTGGACATCAAAAATACCTGGGAACAGGTCAATCGCATCGATGACATGCTGGAAGAAGTCATCTTGTACGCGTTCCACCCACGCTACGGATACCTGACCGCGTGCCCGACCAACGTCGGAACCGGATTGCGGGTCAGCGTGATGCTGCACTTGCCGGCCTTGGTGATCACCGAACAAATGGACCGCGTCTTCCGCTCCATGCAACGGATCAATGTGACCGTCCGCGGGCTCTATGGCGAAGGGTCACAGTACACCGGGGATTTCTATCAAGTCAGCAACCAAGTCACGCTCGGTCACACCGAAGCCGATTTGCTGGCATTGGTCGGTGACGAGGTCGCTCCGCGGATCATCGAATACGAACGCAAGGCGCGTCAGGCGCTGCTGAAAAACAACCGCGATGACTTACACGACGAAGTCAGCCGGGCGATGGGCATTTTGAGCACGGCCAGGAAGATCAGCAGCGAAGAAACGATGCACCACCTATCCAAGATCCGGTTGGGAATCAGCATGGGGCTGATCGAACAACCGGACGTGAAGGTCATCAACCAGCTGTTCCTGCAGACCCAATCGGCGCACCTGCAAAAGCTTCAAGGCCGCGTCCTGGGCACCGCCGAACGCCACGCCCGCCGCGCCAGTTTCCTGCAACACCACCTGGCCGGAAAAGACGACGCCACCTGGAATTAG
- a CDS encoding IS4 family transposase produces the protein MPAKQTKPKIVPKRGKPVVTPGTPDDLSVDQAQQEATTDASDRKFKSKDIQGLKYLDMIAPLLERLHDDQCERDKAGNRDLHYDQLCMLVLLYLFNPAITALRSIPQATELAKVKKRLGCGRTSLGSLSEASRVFDADRLKEVIAELGQHAQSVHGQKSLHGINQTITLVDGSLVSCLPRLIDASIFKGQSNSHLVKWRLHTHFEVDRYVPTRIDVTPDAGGQHDERSVLEQTIQRDRLYVMDRGYAKFSLFNKIVQAKSSYVCRVRDNSVYDVLEQRVLSEKAVAAGVLSDEIVDLGRHQGGNRERPGHPVRLICVRCSAHTSRGKYHGTSTGPSSDGILRIVTNMLDVPAEIIALIYSQRWIIEIFFRFFKQLMGCSHLIFHSQNGIEIQCYCALIACLLINIWTGRKPTKRTFEMISYYFMGLASEEELIAHLEKLKRHYDATATNQ, from the coding sequence ATGCCCGCCAAGCAAACCAAGCCCAAAATAGTTCCAAAACGTGGGAAACCAGTTGTCACTCCTGGTACTCCAGATGATCTGTCGGTCGATCAGGCACAGCAAGAGGCGACCACCGATGCCTCAGATCGAAAATTCAAGAGCAAAGACATTCAAGGTCTGAAGTATCTCGATATGATCGCTCCTCTGCTGGAGCGACTTCATGACGACCAATGCGAACGCGACAAAGCTGGCAATCGAGACCTGCACTACGACCAACTCTGCATGCTGGTACTGCTATATCTATTTAATCCGGCGATTACCGCGTTGCGGTCAATTCCTCAAGCCACGGAACTTGCGAAAGTCAAGAAACGACTCGGTTGCGGACGAACATCCCTTGGCTCACTGAGCGAAGCTTCGCGCGTGTTCGACGCCGACCGTCTCAAAGAAGTCATTGCCGAGCTCGGCCAGCACGCACAGTCGGTACATGGCCAAAAGAGCCTGCACGGCATCAACCAGACGATCACCCTTGTCGATGGCTCATTGGTCTCTTGCCTGCCTCGCTTGATCGATGCATCGATCTTCAAAGGGCAAAGCAACAGTCACTTGGTCAAGTGGCGATTGCATACGCACTTCGAGGTGGATCGGTACGTCCCGACGCGAATCGACGTGACGCCCGACGCAGGTGGCCAGCACGACGAACGATCGGTGCTCGAGCAGACGATCCAGCGAGATCGTTTGTATGTCATGGATCGCGGTTATGCAAAGTTCTCGCTGTTCAACAAGATCGTCCAAGCCAAAAGCAGCTATGTGTGCCGCGTTCGCGACAACAGTGTTTACGATGTCCTGGAGCAGCGAGTGCTTTCCGAAAAAGCCGTCGCCGCAGGAGTCTTAAGCGATGAGATTGTAGATCTTGGCAGACACCAGGGCGGAAACCGAGAACGGCCAGGGCATCCTGTTCGGTTGATCTGCGTTCGTTGTAGCGCCCATACCAGCCGTGGAAAGTACCACGGGACTTCGACGGGACCGAGCAGCGATGGCATCTTACGAATCGTGACGAACATGCTGGATGTTCCCGCCGAAATCATCGCATTGATCTATTCTCAACGCTGGATCATCGAGATCTTTTTTCGATTCTTCAAGCAGTTGATGGGCTGTAGCCACTTGATATTCCACAGCCAGAATGGAATTGAGATTCAGTGCTATTGTGCATTGATCGCCTGCCTGCTGATCAACATCTGGACGGGGCGCAAGCCAACCAAGCGTACGTTTGAGATGATCAGCTACTACTTCATGGGTCTGGCGAGCGAAGAGGAATTGATCGCTCATTTAGAGAAACTCAAGCGGCACTACGACGCGACTGCAACCAACCAATAA
- a CDS encoding SGNH/GDSL hydrolase family protein: MRCQLLLVALSVVTMQTLANAQQVTYPPPSQRGDPATVGRGIQRTMTLLATSTPERRNTVHILLYGQSITAGQWGVRLEEHLRSTYPHANLIYQRKPLSGFSTERLVKTAQADLYPTYADLVIFHDYGNNEDYETMIRKLREQTTSEILIQADHFRRSEQLLDESQPSEIEERRQRWAAERNTTFLPGLARQYGCGFDGRRELWKAYLQEHSLAPGDLVKDDVHPNEHGTYLMTELIKAYLVPRSDTRLDPMNCEYVSTYDIDDIPGVTDDKLVFSFHGNRIDVVFRDDATGSCDVLIDGEKPLQNPTMFYHGRNRVKWRDTPIPPGPWPPVLKMTSIEPIVEETWTLRAEQDSKKPDTYEFELVGSVTGSDGSGRTDKRFVSNSGRVVIAPEDWDVQFSIVALRRLEELPMQFQLDWTVETQARNIVTPPEHEPGIERTITAVQRISDGDHTIELTGSVRGIKALRVYSPKKFPR, encoded by the coding sequence ATGAGATGTCAATTGTTGCTGGTAGCGCTATCCGTTGTGACGATGCAGACGCTGGCCAATGCGCAGCAGGTAACGTACCCGCCTCCGTCTCAACGGGGCGATCCGGCGACCGTCGGACGCGGGATTCAGCGGACGATGACGTTGCTTGCGACAAGCACACCGGAACGCCGCAACACCGTTCACATCTTGCTGTACGGTCAATCGATCACCGCGGGGCAATGGGGCGTTCGCTTGGAAGAACATCTGCGCAGCACCTATCCGCATGCCAATCTGATCTACCAGCGGAAACCACTTTCAGGGTTCTCCACCGAACGGCTGGTGAAGACAGCCCAGGCGGATCTGTATCCGACCTACGCCGACCTGGTGATTTTCCATGATTACGGGAACAACGAAGATTACGAAACCATGATTCGCAAGCTGCGCGAACAGACGACATCCGAAATCCTGATTCAGGCGGACCACTTCCGGCGGTCAGAACAGTTGCTGGACGAATCACAACCGTCGGAAATCGAGGAACGTCGACAGCGCTGGGCTGCGGAACGCAACACGACGTTCCTGCCCGGACTCGCCCGTCAATACGGGTGTGGATTTGATGGTCGACGCGAACTCTGGAAAGCCTACCTTCAAGAACACAGCCTCGCCCCGGGGGACCTGGTCAAAGACGACGTGCACCCCAATGAGCACGGCACCTATTTGATGACGGAATTGATCAAAGCGTACCTGGTTCCCCGCAGCGACACACGTCTGGACCCGATGAATTGCGAATACGTTTCGACGTACGACATCGATGACATTCCCGGCGTCACCGATGACAAACTCGTTTTCAGTTTTCACGGCAACCGCATTGACGTCGTTTTTCGCGATGACGCGACGGGCAGCTGTGATGTGTTGATCGACGGAGAAAAGCCGCTGCAGAATCCGACGATGTTTTACCACGGCCGGAATCGCGTCAAGTGGCGTGACACTCCGATTCCACCCGGTCCCTGGCCGCCGGTATTGAAGATGACTTCCATCGAACCGATTGTCGAAGAAACCTGGACGCTTCGCGCCGAACAGGACTCCAAGAAACCGGACACCTATGAATTTGAACTGGTCGGATCGGTCACAGGGTCGGATGGATCCGGACGCACCGACAAACGATTCGTCTCGAACTCAGGGCGAGTCGTGATTGCCCCCGAAGACTGGGACGTTCAGTTTTCGATCGTCGCGCTGCGGCGACTGGAGGAATTGCCGATGCAGTTCCAACTCGACTGGACGGTCGAAACGCAGGCCCGCAACATCGTCACTCCGCCCGAACACGAGCCAGGGATCGAAAGAACCATAACGGCGGTTCAGCGGATTTCAGACGGCGATCACACGATCGAACTGACCGGTTCGGTACGCGGCATCAAGGCTTTGCGAGTCTATTCCCCCAAGAAATTCCCGAGGTGA
- a CDS encoding glycoside hydrolase family protein, with product MTMKYAFCVLLLLINFNENSSGNAAESGADERAGGLQINRSVIVAGDSNWDWTQARTAKVPYSDHPFFLTTMSRTAKVGAHGYHDVFAIFADQRTDLWSEPRSIESLRRERRQDGYEVVAGDLCPIWHAKTEKVLITGKTFNFAGGSKEDILREQVSYCVFDPATRTFGPLNILEMPAKDHGGHLIIAPNAGCHQQVVLDDGTALLPVRYQRSSEKRNYTSIVAKCSFDGTTLRYIEHGTEHSLPNRRGLYEPSVTQHDGAFFLTLRADDGAWVARSSDGVHFSSQIPWKFDDGNELGSYNTQQHWVTLGGRLYLVYTRRGADNDHIMRHRAPLFVAEVDPKRLVVLKDTEQIVVPENHATLGNSGVCRINDSESWITVAEGRVSHGKRKGENNQVILVKLTEDGNRIK from the coding sequence ATGACTATGAAATATGCCTTCTGTGTCCTGTTGTTGCTGATTAACTTCAATGAAAATTCTAGCGGCAATGCCGCGGAAAGCGGGGCGGATGAGCGCGCAGGCGGACTGCAGATCAACAGATCGGTCATCGTCGCAGGCGATTCTAATTGGGACTGGACTCAGGCCCGAACGGCGAAGGTGCCGTATTCGGATCATCCCTTCTTTTTGACGACGATGTCACGCACCGCAAAAGTCGGGGCACATGGATATCACGACGTCTTTGCAATCTTTGCGGATCAGCGGACGGACTTGTGGAGCGAACCCCGATCCATCGAGTCGCTGCGCCGGGAGCGGCGACAGGACGGCTACGAAGTGGTTGCCGGTGACCTCTGTCCGATCTGGCACGCGAAAACCGAAAAAGTGCTGATCACCGGAAAGACCTTCAACTTCGCCGGCGGTTCCAAAGAGGACATTCTTCGTGAGCAGGTGTCGTACTGCGTGTTTGATCCGGCGACGCGAACGTTCGGTCCGTTGAATATTCTGGAGATGCCGGCGAAGGACCACGGCGGGCATCTGATCATTGCCCCCAACGCCGGTTGTCACCAACAGGTCGTTCTCGATGATGGAACGGCCTTGTTGCCCGTCCGTTACCAGCGAAGCAGCGAGAAGCGGAATTACACGTCGATTGTGGCGAAATGCAGCTTTGACGGCACAACGCTTCGCTACATCGAACACGGTACAGAACATTCCCTGCCGAATCGACGCGGCTTGTACGAACCCTCCGTGACACAACACGATGGTGCGTTCTTCTTGACGCTGCGTGCCGACGACGGCGCCTGGGTGGCGCGCAGTTCTGACGGCGTGCATTTTTCCAGCCAGATCCCCTGGAAATTCGACGACGGAAACGAACTGGGCAGCTACAACACCCAGCAGCACTGGGTCACGTTGGGCGGACGGCTGTATCTGGTTTACACCCGCCGGGGAGCCGATAACGACCACATCATGAGACACCGGGCGCCGTTGTTCGTCGCCGAAGTCGATCCCAAACGATTGGTCGTTCTGAAAGACACCGAACAGATTGTCGTTCCGGAAAACCATGCGACGTTGGGCAATTCCGGCGTCTGCCGAATCAACGACAGCGAGTCATGGATCACGGTGGCTGAGGGGCGAGTCAGTCACGGAAAACGCAAGGGCGAGAACAATCAAGTGATCCTCGTCAAACTGACCGAAGACGGAAACCGTATCAAGTAG